A part of Bacteroidia bacterium genomic DNA contains:
- a CDS encoding alpha/beta hydrolase, producing the protein MKPNRIVMVIVSLWIFVSSSCSKEEFQISQSANDTFHVKNGDFLIPVWIRGNTASKKIILYVQGGPAGNTMDFATIDYPGWKNTLEKDYAIAYYEQRGTGNQQGNFSLGDSILVTYVQDIHVVAAFLEKAYDAEIILMGHSFGGGLTLRYMVEYGRTGIPKKYISLNGPVTTDINGEQLRWQFRREFLLNSANLEISRGNNVSRWNEVLQWLEETPVIEKLPGANPYQLMNQWNAYVEELIYSYYGEKTIKFSEYLKIFSSPYNPFPAYLRHDYKEGGLGTRILAEEEAYQLINQLPTIDHQALLLVTGRFDDICVPEELTYTFNQITSPLKQIQIIDKAGHEIFTHQPEELYNLINQFIQ; encoded by the coding sequence ATGAAACCAAACAGAATTGTTATGGTTATCGTTTCCTTATGGATTTTTGTATCCTCTTCCTGCTCAAAGGAAGAGTTTCAGATCAGCCAAAGTGCAAACGATACCTTCCACGTAAAAAATGGAGACTTCCTCATCCCTGTATGGATCAGAGGAAATACCGCCAGCAAAAAAATCATCCTGTATGTACAGGGAGGCCCGGCAGGCAATACGATGGACTTTGCAACTATCGATTACCCCGGCTGGAAAAACACGCTTGAAAAAGACTATGCCATCGCATATTATGAACAAAGAGGGACGGGAAATCAACAGGGGAACTTTTCTCTGGGAGACAGCATCCTGGTCACTTACGTGCAGGATATTCACGTAGTCGCTGCCTTTTTGGAAAAAGCCTATGATGCGGAGATCATTTTAATGGGCCATAGCTTTGGCGGTGGGTTGACCCTGCGATATATGGTTGAGTATGGTAGAACCGGCATTCCGAAAAAGTATATCTCACTAAACGGTCCTGTAACTACAGATATAAATGGCGAACAACTACGCTGGCAATTCAGACGAGAATTCCTTCTTAATAGCGCAAACCTGGAAATTTCCCGGGGTAATAATGTCAGCAGATGGAATGAAGTATTACAATGGCTGGAGGAAACCCCGGTGATTGAAAAACTTCCCGGAGCCAATCCTTATCAGTTGATGAACCAGTGGAATGCTTACGTAGAAGAATTGATTTACTCCTACTATGGCGAAAAGACAATAAAATTCAGCGAATACTTAAAGATTTTCAGTTCGCCTTACAATCCTTTCCCTGCATACCTTCGCCATGATTATAAGGAAGGGGGCCTGGGCACCCGTATCCTCGCTGAAGAGGAAGCGTATCAGCTGATCAACCAGTTGCCGACCATTGACCATCAGGCATTGCTATTGGTTACGGGAAGATTTGATGATATCTGCGTTCCCGAAGAATTAACTTATACATTCAACCAAATCACCTCCCCTCTTAAGCAGATACAGATTATAGACAAAGCCGGCCACGAAATATTTACCCATCAGCCAGAAGAATTATATAACCTCATCAATCAGTTCATCCAATGA
- a CDS encoding glycoside hydrolase family 95 protein, whose product MKFRATILLLSISFSGGISANAQSDHILWYNQPAEYFEETLVLGNGKTGASVFGGVESDKIYLNDATLWSGEPVNPNMNPDAHTYVPAIREALRNENYRLADSLNRKLQGSFSQSYAPLGTMFIHTKHHDAPQNYYRELDIHEAISRVTYQADGIGFQREYFVSYPDQVMVIHMKSSKKGSLNFSLDFESLLKYKTTASGKTFEATGYAPIHAEPSYRGNMPNAIVFDENKGTRFTALFAVTHADGPVTTTESSLSFENGSEATILVSLATSFNGYDKNPVTEGKDHHALALQQLTAASAKTYQQLKKAHLKDYQSFFSRVQLQLGETAAPNLPTDERLRRYAKGEEDKNLEILYFQYGRYLLIASSRTPGVPANLQGIWNPHLRPPWSSNYTININAEENYWLAENANLSEMHQPMLSFIEHIAETGKITAKTFYGVGGWVACHNSDIWAMSNPVGDFGKGDPVWANWNMGGTWLSTHMWEHYMFTQNTDFLRSKGYPIMKGAAQFCLEWLVEDKEGRLITSPSTSPENVYITSDGYKGATLYGATADLAMIRECFQQTIRASQVLEIDEDFRASLETALEKLHPYAIGKKGNLQEWYYDWEDAEPQHRHQSHLFGLFPGHQITPQKTKELADACRTTLEIKGDETTGWSKGWRINLWARLWDGNRAYKMYRELLHYVEPDGVKTDYVRGGGTYPNLFDAHPPFQIDGNFGGAAAVVEMLVQSNETEIRLLPALPDAWETGSAKGLCARGGYELAFEWENKMLKKLSVSAKKDSKVRLIYGTTQKDLTLKAGQTVKINW is encoded by the coding sequence ATGAAATTCAGGGCTACTATTCTATTACTATCCATCTCATTTTCAGGCGGAATCAGTGCCAACGCACAATCTGACCATATCCTGTGGTACAACCAGCCAGCCGAATACTTTGAAGAAACACTGGTATTGGGAAATGGAAAAACAGGCGCTTCGGTTTTTGGCGGCGTGGAGTCCGACAAAATCTATTTAAACGACGCCACGCTTTGGTCAGGCGAACCGGTAAACCCGAATATGAACCCTGACGCCCATACCTATGTTCCGGCGATCAGAGAAGCACTGCGAAATGAAAATTACCGGCTCGCTGATTCGCTCAACAGGAAACTGCAGGGATCATTTTCGCAGTCCTATGCCCCGCTAGGTACGATGTTTATTCACACCAAACACCATGATGCTCCGCAAAATTATTACAGAGAACTGGATATCCATGAGGCGATTTCGCGTGTCACATATCAGGCTGACGGGATCGGGTTTCAGCGGGAATATTTTGTCTCTTACCCAGACCAGGTGATGGTTATTCACATGAAAAGCAGCAAAAAGGGATCATTAAACTTCTCCCTTGATTTTGAAAGTTTGCTTAAGTACAAGACCACTGCCTCAGGCAAAACATTCGAAGCAACCGGTTATGCGCCCATTCATGCAGAACCCAGCTATCGCGGCAATATGCCCAATGCCATAGTTTTTGATGAAAATAAGGGAACGAGATTTACCGCTTTATTTGCAGTTACACATGCCGATGGCCCGGTAACAACTACCGAGAGCAGCCTTTCCTTTGAAAATGGAAGCGAAGCGACTATACTGGTATCCCTTGCAACCAGTTTCAACGGGTACGACAAAAACCCGGTGACAGAAGGAAAAGACCATCACGCACTCGCTTTACAGCAATTGACAGCAGCCTCCGCCAAAACCTATCAGCAACTGAAAAAAGCGCATCTGAAAGATTACCAATCCTTTTTCAGCCGCGTCCAACTTCAACTGGGAGAGACAGCTGCGCCCAACCTTCCAACCGACGAAAGACTCAGACGGTATGCCAAAGGTGAAGAAGACAAAAATCTTGAGATATTATATTTCCAATATGGACGGTATCTGCTGATTGCCAGTTCGCGCACCCCCGGCGTACCCGCCAATCTGCAGGGAATATGGAATCCACACCTGCGCCCACCGTGGAGCAGCAACTATACCATCAATATCAATGCAGAAGAAAATTACTGGCTGGCCGAAAATGCCAATCTCTCTGAGATGCATCAACCTATGCTGAGCTTCATTGAGCATATCGCAGAAACCGGAAAAATTACCGCCAAAACATTTTATGGCGTCGGTGGCTGGGTTGCCTGTCACAACTCGGATATCTGGGCCATGAGCAATCCGGTAGGTGATTTTGGCAAAGGAGATCCCGTATGGGCAAACTGGAATATGGGCGGGACATGGTTGAGTACCCATATGTGGGAACATTATATGTTTACTCAAAACACAGATTTCCTCCGCTCCAAAGGGTATCCGATCATGAAGGGAGCCGCTCAGTTTTGCCTCGAATGGCTGGTAGAAGATAAAGAAGGAAGATTGATTACGTCGCCCTCCACCTCTCCGGAAAATGTCTATATCACATCCGACGGCTACAAAGGCGCAACATTATATGGTGCTACAGCTGATCTTGCCATGATCAGAGAGTGTTTTCAGCAGACCATCAGGGCATCACAGGTATTGGAAATCGATGAAGACTTTCGGGCCAGCCTGGAAACCGCACTCGAAAAACTCCACCCCTACGCCATTGGCAAAAAAGGCAATCTACAGGAATGGTACTATGACTGGGAAGATGCAGAGCCCCAACACCGTCATCAGTCACATCTTTTTGGACTTTTCCCCGGGCACCAGATAACTCCCCAAAAAACAAAAGAACTGGCTGACGCCTGCCGCACAACACTGGAAATCAAAGGCGATGAGACTACCGGCTGGTCTAAAGGATGGCGGATCAATCTTTGGGCAAGACTTTGGGACGGAAACCGCGCCTATAAAATGTACCGGGAATTGCTGCATTACGTAGAGCCCGACGGAGTAAAAACTGACTATGTACGGGGCGGCGGCACCTATCCCAACTTATTCGACGCACACCCTCCCTTTCAGATTGACGGAAATTTTGGCGGCGCGGCGGCGGTTGTGGAAATGCTGGTACAATCAAACGAAACGGAAATCCGGCTCCTGCCTGCGCTGCCCGATGCCTGGGAGACAGGTTCTGCTAAAGGCCTCTGCGCCCGCGGTGGATATGAGCTTGCCTTCGAATGGGAAAATAAAATGCTGAAAAAACTGAGTGTTTCGGCAAAAAAAGACAGCAAAGTCAGGCTGATTTATGGAACCACTCAGAAAGACCTGACACTCAAAGCTGGACAAACTGTCAAAATCAATTGGTAG
- a CDS encoding DUF3037 domain-containing protein: protein MQEKQVFEYAFIRLVPKVEREEFINVGVILFCKRKKYLRVKYHIDENKIRAFAPHLDLQEVADYLKTWELISAGSKEGGQIAQLDQPSRFRWLAATRSTIIQSSKIHPGLCENPDAVIDDLFEKYVS from the coding sequence ATGCAAGAAAAACAGGTTTTTGAATATGCATTTATCCGCCTCGTACCGAAAGTCGAGCGCGAAGAATTTATCAATGTCGGAGTGATTCTTTTCTGTAAAAGAAAGAAATACCTCCGGGTAAAATACCATATTGACGAAAACAAAATCCGCGCATTTGCGCCTCACCTCGACCTGCAGGAAGTGGCCGACTATCTGAAAACCTGGGAACTTATTTCCGCAGGCAGCAAAGAAGGAGGCCAAATCGCCCAGTTGGACCAGCCCAGTCGCTTTCGCTGGCTTGCGGCTACCCGCAGCACCATCATTCAAAGCTCAAAAATTCACCCCGGACTCTGCGAAAATCCGGATGCAGTAATCGATGATTTATTTGAGAAATATGTAAGTTGA
- a CDS encoding HipA family kinase: MNKPEIRTVNVIRYVTPLREGGSLPAIVEADDDFLYVMKFRGAGQGKKALIAELIGGELARAMGLKVPELVFMNLDASFSATEPDEEIQDLLKFSTGLNLGLHYLSGAITYDPIVSVADELSASKVVLLDSMITNVDRTWRNTNMLNWNKELWLIDHGASLYFHHAWEKWRDYANSTFPSIKDHVLMIRATKLEQAKEEIKNSVTEETIRGIVSVIPDDWLTEESYSPEERKNVYTEFLTTKLANIDRLTEEAANARKTGF; encoded by the coding sequence ATGAATAAACCAGAAATTCGAACGGTAAACGTTATCCGCTATGTAACCCCCCTTCGTGAGGGAGGCTCACTGCCTGCAATCGTTGAAGCAGATGACGATTTTCTGTATGTGATGAAGTTCCGCGGTGCAGGGCAAGGCAAAAAAGCGCTGATTGCAGAATTGATTGGCGGCGAACTCGCCCGGGCCATGGGACTGAAAGTACCCGAACTGGTTTTTATGAATCTCGATGCTTCCTTCAGCGCAACAGAACCAGACGAAGAAATCCAGGACCTGCTGAAATTCAGCACGGGGTTGAATCTTGGCCTGCATTACCTTTCCGGAGCCATTACCTATGACCCGATTGTATCCGTTGCGGATGAACTTTCTGCGTCAAAAGTCGTACTTCTCGACAGCATGATTACCAATGTGGACCGCACATGGCGCAACACCAATATGCTCAACTGGAACAAAGAGCTCTGGCTCATCGATCACGGAGCCAGTCTGTATTTCCATCATGCCTGGGAAAAATGGCGGGACTACGCCAACAGTACTTTCCCCTCTATCAAAGATCATGTGCTCATGATCAGGGCGACTAAGCTCGAACAGGCAAAAGAAGAAATTAAAAATTCTGTCACGGAAGAAACGATCCGGGGCATTGTCTCTGTCATTCCCGACGACTGGTTGACAGAAGAGAGCTATTCACCCGAAGAAAGAAAAAATGTTTATACCGAGTTTTTAACCACAAAACTCGCCAATATTGACAGACTAACCGAGGAGGCCGCAAATGCAAGAAAAACAGGTTTTTGA
- a CDS encoding outer membrane beta-barrel protein, producing the protein MKKQLIITALVYLFTLHLAHAQIGVQGGMVGVFGESFPTADGLDKLGGAKGFTVGVFYNVEIAENLSVQPAINWLNKTWKDELDETEFTRMVVNYLEVPVQLVYTAGEDKGFFVGAGPSFWVGMSGTRTVTIAADTQNSGYALGAPDQEGRFTLGVNAMLGYALEKVVFSVNYGQGLTNQPDEAQNFGNKNHLALRLGVRLSQ; encoded by the coding sequence ATGAAAAAGCAATTGATAATCACAGCACTGGTTTATTTGTTTACGCTGCACTTGGCGCATGCCCAAATAGGCGTTCAGGGCGGTATGGTAGGTGTATTTGGAGAATCTTTTCCTACGGCTGATGGGCTGGACAAACTAGGCGGCGCAAAGGGCTTTACGGTTGGCGTGTTTTACAATGTGGAAATAGCGGAAAATCTCTCGGTTCAGCCGGCGATCAACTGGTTAAACAAAACATGGAAAGACGAACTGGACGAAACCGAATTTACCAGAATGGTAGTAAACTATCTGGAGGTTCCCGTTCAGCTCGTCTATACAGCTGGAGAAGATAAAGGTTTTTTTGTAGGTGCAGGCCCTTCATTTTGGGTGGGTATGTCAGGCACACGAACCGTAACCATCGCTGCTGACACACAAAACTCCGGCTATGCGCTCGGCGCGCCCGACCAGGAAGGAAGATTCACACTGGGCGTGAATGCCATGCTGGGATATGCCCTGGAAAAGGTGGTTTTCAGTGTCAACTACGGACAAGGGCTGACCAACCAGCCCGATGAAGCGCAAAACTTCGGCAACAAAAACCACCTCGCATTACGACTGGGGGTTCGGCTTAGTCAATAA
- a CDS encoding GNAT family protein: MQRWLNKITLSGNFVRLEPLGTEHIPGLIEAAKDGNLWELWYTSVPDAAGTEKYVHKALTEYEQEKSLPFAVIDIKSGKVIGSTRYMNADTVNHRLEIGTTWYAKSYQKTGVNKECKYLLLQYAFEKLGCIAVEFRTHWHNTPSRNAIASLGAKQDGVLRNHLIDSKGNYRDTVVFSILNSEWNAVKTSLEYKLKRYTD; the protein is encoded by the coding sequence ATGCAAAGGTGGCTGAATAAAATCACACTATCCGGGAATTTCGTTCGCCTGGAACCACTGGGAACGGAACATATTCCCGGTCTTATTGAAGCAGCGAAAGACGGAAACCTCTGGGAGCTGTGGTACACATCCGTACCAGATGCGGCGGGTACGGAAAAATATGTCCATAAGGCTTTGACTGAGTACGAGCAGGAAAAATCTCTTCCCTTTGCAGTGATCGATATAAAATCGGGAAAAGTAATTGGCTCTACCCGTTATATGAATGCCGACACCGTCAACCACCGACTCGAAATCGGCACCACATGGTATGCAAAGTCCTATCAGAAAACCGGCGTAAACAAAGAGTGCAAATACCTCCTGCTTCAATATGCCTTCGAAAAACTGGGCTGTATTGCCGTTGAATTCAGAACCCACTGGCACAATACGCCCTCACGCAATGCGATTGCCTCCCTGGGCGCAAAACAGGATGGGGTACTGCGAAATCACCTGATTGACAGCAAAGGCAATTACAGAGACACCGTCGTTTTTTCCATATTAAACAGCGAATGGAACGCGGTAAAAACTTCTCTGGAGTATAAGCTGAAGCGATACACAGATTAA
- a CDS encoding RNA 2'-phosphotransferase, producing MKTKGVSRFLSLVLRHKPEVINLNLDQNGWADVDELLEKMKTGGKEITFEELKEIVETNDKQRFKLDIEQNRIRANQGHSVSVDLALEEQIPPEILYHGTATSNLEVIRKEGLKKMSRQHVHLSIDKETATKVGSRHGKPVILKINCGQMVKDGFRFYLSENMVWLTDEVDRKYIIFE from the coding sequence ATGAAAACAAAAGGTGTGAGCAGGTTTTTGAGTCTTGTGTTGCGGCATAAACCTGAAGTAATTAATCTGAATCTCGATCAGAACGGCTGGGCAGATGTGGATGAACTGCTCGAAAAAATGAAGACCGGCGGAAAAGAAATCACTTTCGAAGAGCTGAAAGAAATCGTGGAAACCAATGATAAGCAGCGGTTTAAACTGGATATAGAACAAAACCGCATCCGGGCAAATCAGGGGCACTCCGTTTCCGTTGACCTGGCGCTGGAGGAACAAATTCCACCCGAAATCCTTTACCACGGAACCGCTACCAGCAATCTGGAAGTAATTCGGAAAGAAGGGCTGAAGAAGATGAGCCGACAGCATGTGCATTTGTCCATTGACAAAGAAACAGCCACAAAAGTGGGTTCCCGCCATGGAAAACCGGTAATTCTTAAAATTAATTGCGGGCAAATGGTCAAAGACGGATTCAGATTTTATCTTTCCGAAAATATGGTCTGGCTCACAGATGAGGTAGATCGGAAGTATATTATTTTTGAATAA
- a CDS encoding alpha/beta hydrolase — MKIKATSFFKSPDQDKQTFENWVNRLEQANNRKYERYSVQTKLGNTHVWGINTRDDFRETLVIFPGARTSALFWDFDRNLDHLGKDLRIFLIETNGLPNLSDGATPDIKSEDYGFWADEVMTQLAAGESYIAGASFGGLICMKLAMVSPQRIKSIFLLNPGCLQPFSLKWKNLYYNLLPIISPTDKNVLKFLDKAVFSKPHHQLSPVAEKLIVDYEVFALKRYKDRTQKPYYMGEELSSVKVDTFLLEGDKDLLFPFQKSVENARTYIKSLRDIHIFENVGHGIETFGPALKYIRQKIYST; from the coding sequence ATGAAAATCAAAGCAACTTCATTTTTCAAAAGCCCTGACCAGGACAAACAAACATTTGAAAACTGGGTAAACAGGCTGGAACAGGCCAATAATAGAAAATACGAGCGATATTCCGTTCAGACAAAACTCGGCAATACCCATGTCTGGGGAATCAATACCCGGGATGACTTTAGGGAAACCCTGGTCATTTTTCCCGGCGCCCGTACCTCTGCACTTTTCTGGGATTTTGACCGGAATCTTGACCATCTGGGAAAAGATCTTCGCATTTTCCTCATCGAAACCAATGGCCTCCCCAATTTGAGTGATGGAGCTACACCCGATATTAAGTCGGAGGATTATGGCTTCTGGGCAGATGAGGTAATGACTCAGTTGGCGGCTGGTGAGAGTTATATAGCCGGAGCCTCATTTGGCGGGCTGATTTGTATGAAGCTGGCAATGGTCAGTCCGCAAAGGATAAAAAGCATTTTTCTACTGAATCCGGGTTGCCTTCAGCCCTTTTCCCTTAAATGGAAAAATCTGTATTACAACCTTCTGCCCATCATCAGCCCTACAGATAAGAATGTGCTGAAATTTCTGGATAAAGCAGTATTCTCCAAACCCCATCACCAGCTTTCTCCGGTTGCGGAAAAACTCATTGTGGACTACGAAGTGTTTGCCCTCAAAAGGTATAAAGACCGTACCCAGAAACCCTATTATATGGGAGAAGAATTGTCTTCGGTGAAGGTAGATACCTTTCTTCTTGAGGGAGATAAAGATTTGCTTTTCCCTTTCCAAAAATCTGTGGAAAATGCCCGTACATACATCAAATCACTCAGGGACATACACATTTTTGAAAATGTCGGGCATGGAATAGAAACCTTTGGCCCGGCGCTTAAGTATATCAGGCAGAAAATATATTCAACCTGA
- a CDS encoding AAA family ATPase, with amino-acid sequence MKLVIIAGPPAVGKMTVGQELEKLTGLKLFHNHMSLELVNKFFDFGTPHLTRLDKEIRFSIFREIARSDLPGLIFTMVWAFDMKEDEEYINEMIAVFADRNPEVFIVELSADLDVRLIRNRHPHRLSHKESKNNLEMSERSLLHSEQEYRMFSLEGEFPDKRIFKIDNTHIAPEEVAQMIQREFGL; translated from the coding sequence ATGAAACTGGTAATCATTGCAGGGCCACCGGCAGTAGGAAAAATGACCGTCGGGCAGGAACTGGAGAAATTGACCGGCCTGAAGTTGTTTCACAACCACATGTCGCTGGAACTTGTCAACAAGTTTTTTGACTTTGGAACCCCTCATCTCACAAGACTCGATAAAGAAATCAGGTTTTCCATCTTCCGTGAGATCGCCCGGAGTGATTTGCCCGGATTGATTTTTACCATGGTCTGGGCATTTGATATGAAAGAAGATGAGGAATACATAAACGAGATGATCGCCGTTTTTGCCGACCGTAACCCCGAAGTCTTTATTGTCGAACTGAGCGCTGATCTCGATGTCAGGCTGATAAGAAACCGCCATCCGCACCGGCTGAGTCACAAGGAATCAAAAAATAATCTGGAGATGTCAGAGCGATCACTGCTACATTCAGAGCAGGAATACCGGATGTTTTCACTGGAAGGAGAATTTCCCGATAAAAGGATATTTAAAATTGATAATACCCATATAGCTCCGGAAGAAGTCGCGCAAATGATTCAACGAGAGTTTGGGCTGTAA
- a CDS encoding helix-turn-helix domain-containing protein, translated as MTPQETEMQEDYISRINKVFQFIDQNPDGDLSLEAVSQVACFSPFHFHRIFKTMTGETLNEYVTRHRLEKAASWLFHRKNIPVTEIALQNGFSSNSAFTRAFKKFYGVSPTAFRNQNPHRFSKIRQIESKNGQAYPSIEQYICVIENIKIWTKMNAKIEVREVPAMNLAYVSCIGHLNVENAYHTLLRWATPKGLLDKPGVRMVTIYHDSFKITHPDKVRISACMVLDQPEKTSGEIGLTTIESGKCIAGSYEITLDEFEKAWTGLFMWMNENGYKKADRNPFEIFYNNFREHPEGKCIVDFFIPIE; from the coding sequence ATGACACCTCAGGAAACCGAAATGCAGGAAGATTATATCAGCAGGATCAACAAAGTTTTTCAGTTTATTGACCAGAATCCCGATGGTGATCTCTCGCTCGAAGCGGTTTCCCAGGTTGCCTGTTTCTCTCCTTTTCACTTTCACCGGATATTTAAAACAATGACGGGAGAAACCCTGAATGAATACGTAACCCGCCACAGGCTCGAAAAAGCTGCTTCATGGCTTTTTCATAGAAAAAACATACCCGTTACAGAAATTGCGCTTCAAAATGGGTTCAGCAGCAATTCGGCATTTACGCGGGCTTTTAAAAAATTCTATGGCGTAAGTCCCACTGCATTCAGAAACCAGAACCCACACAGGTTTAGCAAGATCAGGCAAATCGAAAGCAAGAATGGACAAGCCTACCCCAGCATTGAACAATATATTTGTGTCATCGAAAACATTAAAATCTGGACAAAGATGAACGCAAAAATTGAAGTCAGGGAAGTCCCTGCCATGAATCTGGCTTATGTTTCCTGTATCGGCCACCTGAATGTGGAAAATGCCTACCATACACTCCTGCGCTGGGCGACGCCCAAAGGATTGCTTGACAAACCCGGAGTCAGGATGGTAACCATTTACCACGACAGTTTCAAAATTACCCACCCTGATAAGGTGAGAATCAGTGCCTGTATGGTTTTGGATCAACCGGAAAAGACAAGTGGCGAAATCGGACTGACGACCATAGAATCAGGAAAATGTATAGCCGGCAGCTATGAAATTACACTGGATGAATTTGAGAAAGCCTGGACAGGGCTGTTTATGTGGATGAATGAAAACGGGTATAAAAAAGCCGACAGAAACCCATTTGAGATTTTTTACAACAATTTCCGGGAGCACCCTGAAGGCAAGTGTATCGTGGATTTCTTTATACCCATTGAATGA
- a CDS encoding Crp/Fnr family transcriptional regulator, with amino-acid sequence MSSALRKFFDHYARLPDNVMDELVAGFERRTIRKGEFLLSQGQVCDKLFFVEKGCLRLYYIANEVEITVWFSFENHSAIELSSFLSGAPSDYFLEAIEETEILSLHKSELLSLCDQMPVLEKTMRRFWEDVIQNLLTRFTALQKDSAEKRYLSLMNQPGYLQRIPQKYLASYIGVTPTSLSRIRRNIRRDQ; translated from the coding sequence ATGAGTTCTGCGTTGCGAAAATTCTTCGACCATTATGCCCGGCTGCCCGATAATGTAATGGATGAACTGGTTGCAGGTTTTGAACGCAGGACCATCAGAAAGGGGGAATTTTTGCTGAGTCAGGGGCAGGTATGTGATAAGTTGTTTTTCGTTGAAAAAGGCTGTCTGAGGCTGTATTACATCGCAAATGAAGTGGAAATTACGGTGTGGTTTTCATTTGAAAACCATTCGGCGATCGAACTTTCGAGTTTTTTAAGCGGAGCCCCATCCGATTATTTCCTCGAAGCGATTGAAGAAACCGAAATCCTATCCCTCCATAAATCAGAATTGCTGAGTCTCTGCGACCAGATGCCCGTGCTGGAAAAAACCATGCGCAGGTTCTGGGAAGATGTAATACAAAACTTGCTCACAAGATTTACGGCCCTGCAAAAAGATTCGGCAGAAAAACGCTACCTGAGTTTGATGAACCAGCCCGGCTATCTGCAAAGAATTCCTCAAAAATACCTGGCTTCCTATATTGGCGTAACGCCTACCTCTTTAAGCAGAATAAGGAGAAATATCCGGCGGGATCAGTGA
- a CDS encoding FMN-binding negative transcriptional regulator — protein MYNLPYYKEKDPQVIKAFIDQHPFAFLAGSDSENKPVATQVPVFIEEKDNRKILRGHIMKNTDHHKAFLQNENVLVVFTGNHTYVSATWYSNPHKASTWNYMSVHARGIIRFLDDLALEDVLQKTSLHFEKGNSSSPTVFENLPKEFKDKVMKAIVAFEIEVLEMDNVFKLSQDRDEESYHNIIHRLKSQDEDGQVIAGEMEKRKKVVFPDEGK, from the coding sequence ATGTATAACCTACCCTATTACAAGGAAAAAGACCCGCAGGTAATCAAAGCGTTTATTGACCAGCATCCTTTTGCTTTTCTGGCCGGAAGTGATTCTGAAAATAAACCGGTAGCTACTCAGGTTCCCGTTTTTATTGAGGAAAAAGATAACCGGAAAATCCTGCGTGGGCATATCATGAAAAATACAGACCATCATAAAGCCTTTTTGCAGAATGAAAACGTGCTGGTGGTTTTTACGGGCAATCATACCTACGTAAGTGCAACCTGGTACAGCAATCCTCACAAAGCATCTACCTGGAATTATATGAGCGTTCATGCAAGGGGGATTATCCGGTTCCTCGATGATCTGGCGCTGGAAGACGTTCTCCAGAAGACTTCCCTCCATTTTGAGAAGGGCAATTCATCCTCACCTACTGTTTTTGAAAACCTTCCGAAGGAGTTTAAAGATAAAGTGATGAAGGCCATTGTAGCATTTGAAATTGAAGTGCTCGAAATGGACAACGTATTTAAACTAAGCCAGGACAGGGATGAGGAAAGTTATCACAATATCATTCACAGACTGAAATCACAGGACGAAGATGGACAGGTGATTGCCGGTGAAATGGAAAAAAGAAAAAAAGTGGTTTTCCCGGATGAAGGGAAATAA